In Vitis vinifera cultivar Pinot Noir 40024 chromosome 17, ASM3070453v1, one genomic interval encodes:
- the LOC100266459 gene encoding NAC domain-containing protein 92 — MIKMEESLPPGFRFHPTDEELITYYLTPKVSNTNFASRAIADVDLNKCEPWDLPAKASMGEKEWYFFSLRDRKYPTGIRTNRATEAGYWKTTGKDKEIYRAGILVGMKKTLVFYKGRAPKGEKSNWVMHEYRLETKLSFKPKKEEWVVCRVFKKSSAVKKPHQPAPSSLPSLESPCDTNTIVSEFGDIEFPNMNSIANSSSGFSNINSAQSYNTSTDDNLNMNMNMNMNMNWAAAREAASLPSLPWSSSLLSPNLQMNSLLIKALQLGSYRPREATSTENYSFLPQGISNFGTDFISNFQASSSKVLDSLHQQQQQQQQEQPFNLDSINW; from the exons ATGATAAAAATGGAGGAGAGTCTTCCTCCTGGGTTCAGATTCCATCCAACAGATGAAGAACTCATTACTTATTATCTCACCCCCAAGGTTTCCAATACTAATTTCGCGTCCAGGGCTATTGCAGATGTCGATCTCAACAAGTGTGAACCTTGGGATCTCCCAG CCAAGGCTTCCATGGGAGAGAAAGAATGGTATTTCTTTAGCTTGAGAGACCGAAAATACCCGACAGGCATTCGAACCAACCGAGCAACTGAAGCAGGCTATTGGAAGACCACTGGGAAGGACAAGGAGATATACCGTGCTGGGATACTGGTAGGAATGAAGAAAACCCTAGTATTTTACAAGGGTAGAGCTCCTAAGGGTGAGAAAAGCAACTGGGTTATGCATGAATATAGGCTAGAAACCAAGCTTTCTTTCAAACCCAAAAAG GAGGAATGGGTTGTCTGTAGGGTCTTCAAAAAGAGCTCAGCAGTGAAAAAACCGCACCAGCCGGCACCGTCATCGCTACCATCTCTTGAATCTCCTTGTGATACAAACACAATTGTGAGCGAGTTCGGAGACATTGAGTTTCCAAATATGAATAGCATTGCGAATTCATCGAGTGGATTTAGCAATATTAATTCAGCGCAGAGCTATAACACTAGTACTGATGATAACCTCAACATGAATATGAACATGAACATGAATATGAATTGGGCTGCAGCAAGAGAAGCTGCAAGTCTCCCATCACTTCCATGGTCTTCAAGCTTGCTAAGCCCAAATCTTCAGATGAATTCCCTCCTTATTAAGGCATTACAGCTTGGGAGTTACAGACCAAGAGAAGCTACAAGTACTGAAAATTACTCCTTTCTGCCACAAGGGATTTCTAACTTTGGAACTGATTTTATCTCAAACTTTCAGGCTTCTTCTTCTAAGGTTTTAGACTCTCTTCACCAACAGCAACAGCAACAGCAACAGGAGCAACCATTCAACTTGGACTCCATTAATTGGTGA
- the LOC104882343 gene encoding uncharacterized protein LOC104882343 — MSGKEGPSEGTPSENLEVARMSRTELYHIMAEMKALTDQNPQQVRQILAQNPALARSLFQAQIMLGMLHPPDEPHQQFHEAQPSQPMPQPHQHLQPMQPTPPQPHTEPEPKKPNAKPW, encoded by the exons ATGTCGGGAAAGGAAGGGCCTAGTGAGGGAACGCCGTCAGAAAACCTGGAAGTAGCCAGAATGTCTAGGACGGAACTCTACCATATAATGGCTGAAATGAAG GCGCTGACCGACCAGAACCCTCAACAAGTACGCCAGATTTTAGCTCAAAACCCGGCTCTGGCCCGGTCCCTGTTCCAG GCCCAAATCATGCTTGGGATGCTGCACCCACCGGACGAG CCTCATCAACAATTCCATGAGGCTCAGCCATCACAGCCCATGCCGCAGCCCCATCAACACTTGCAGCCCATGCAGCCTACGCCTCCACAGCCCCACACTGAGCCAGAGCCTAAGAAACCAAATGCTAAACCGTGGTAG
- the LOC100261251 gene encoding uncharacterized protein LOC100261251 yields MSDKPIAADALPSNSDEFPQMSRSELYDMMYQMKLLTDENPQQARQILAENPRLARFVFQAQIMLGMMGTPRETPSTQSSVSQHTQQPIALATQQMSGTSGSQNQVPVTKQMENPMQIASAAALLNGLKLPRSTPQPLPLKKSRSPLSVAHSLIRFSTMSDKPIAADALPSNSDEFPQMSRSELYDMMYQMKLLTDENPQQARQILAENPRLARFVFQAQIMLGMMGTPRETPSTQSSVSQHTQQPIALATQQMSGTSGSQNQVPVTKQMENPMQIASAAAQMAPSQIPNLLSHPISSASQPPLARPQMPTVSSQLQQPGQTPILPHMPLQPPLPPHPRLPSMPAFQHQHPSQMGSSMGFQQPGGQLHHSQPVFHSGTQPNASIGPSFTQAQPPLPSQLPSQSFNQIGGSHLRTEFSNPAGSSMQADRGSSAWMPPRHESTMGTQIPGPPPLVPGFGPSNPPPRPPMLNPEMEKALLQQVMSLTPEQINCLPPEQRHQILQLQQMLRQ; encoded by the exons ATGTCGGACAAGCCGATTGCCGCCGATGCTCTGCCGTCGAACTCCGACGAATTCCCCCAGATGTCCAGGTCTGAACTCTACGATATGATGTATCAGATGAAG CTGCTTACCGATGAGAATCCGCAACAAGCACGCCAGATTCTGGCTGAGAATCCTCGATTGGCCCGATTTGTCTTTCAG GCTCAAATAATGCTTGGAATGATGGGGACCCCTCGAGAG ACTCCAAGTACTCAGTCATCAGTATCACAGCATACTCAGCAGCCAATCGCTCTGGCCACGCAACAGATGTCAGGAACAAGTGGATCTCAAAACCAAGTTCCTGTAACAAAGCAAATGGAAAACCCAATGCAGATTGCATCTGCAGCAGCCCTTCTT AATGGGCTTAAACTCCCTCGATCGACCCCACAACCACTCCCTCTCAAGAAATCGCGTTCCCCTCTGTCAGTTGCTCACTCTCTCATCCGTTTCTCGACAATGTCGGACAAGCCGATTGCCGCCGATGCTCTGCCGTCGAACTCCGACGAATTCCCCCAGATGTCCAGGTCTGAACTCTACGATATGATGTATCAGATGAAG CTGCTTACCGATGAGAATCCGCAACAAGCACGCCAGATTCTGGCTGAGAATCCTCGATTGGCCCGATTTGTCTTTCAG GCTCAAATAATGCTTGGAATGATGGGGACCCCTCGAGAG ACTCCAAGTACTCAGTCATCAGTATCACAGCATACTCAGCAGCCAATCGCTCTGGCCACGCAACAGATGTCAGGAACAAGTGGATCTCAAAACCAAGTTCCTGTAACAAAGCAAATGGAAAACCCAATGCAGATTGCATCTGCAGCAGCCCAGATGGCCCcctctcaaattcctaatttgCTTTCCCATCCAATTAGTTCTGCTTCTCAGCCACCATTAGCTCGACCTCAGATGCCTACAGTCTCCAGCCAATTGCAACAACCAGGACAGACACCTATCCTTCCACATATGCCGCTGCAACCACCATTGCCTCCACATCCTAGACTTCCATCAATGCCAGCTTTCCAACACCAGCACCCGTCACAAATGGGCTCCAGTATGGGATTCCAACAACCTGGTGGTCAGCTGCATCATTCTCAGCCTGTGTTTCAT TCAGGTACCCAACCTAATGCTAGCATTGGGCCTTCCTTTACACAGGCACAGCCGCCACTTCCAAGTCAGCTGCCATCGCAATCTTTTAATCAG ATTGGAGGTTCACATTTAAGGACAGAGTTCAGTAATCCTGCTGGAAGCTCCATGCAAGCGGACAGGGGATCTTCTGCCTGGATGCCTCCCCGTCATGAGAGTACAATGGGAACACAGATCCCAGGACCTCCACCATTAGTTCCTGGGTTTGGCCCTAGCAACCCACCTCCACGCCCCCCAATG TTAAACCCCGAGATGGAGAAGGCTTTGCTTCAGCAGGTAATGAGCCTAACCCCAGAGCAGATTAATTGCCTGCCTCCGGAGCAAAGGCATCAGATTCTTCAGTTGCAACAGATGTTGCGGCAATGA
- the LOC100255879 gene encoding cleavage stimulating factor 64 isoform X1, which produces MSDRPIGADAAPSNSDEFPQMSRAELYDIMYKMKILTDEKPQQARQILTDNPQLTRFLFQAQIMLGMMGSPRETPTTQLPTLQHPQQAQTAQQPSAQAALPLSGEASLQEQTSGSQTQVPVMKQMEIQPAMQASASIPTTNPQSQSMPLHPLQTVQQPKGHLNIQMAPSQILNTPPLPTSSASQPPLVRPQMPTASNQFQQPLQAPIIPHMPLQPPLPPHPRLPLPPTFQHQHPSQMGSNMAFQQSGSQLHHSQPVFHSGSKPNAGIGPSFTQAQPQIPNQPPSQSFNQMGGSLLRTEFSNAAGSSMQVDRGSSSWMPPRHENTMGTQLPGPPPLVPGQMGSTNPSPRPQLLNPEMEKALLQQVMSLTPEQINRLPPEQRHQILQLQQMLRQ; this is translated from the exons ATGTCAGACAGGCCAATTGGCGCCGATGCTGCGCCGTCAAACTCCGACGAATTTCCCCAAATGTCCAGGGCTGAACTCTACGACATCATGTATAAGATGAAG ATTCTGACAGATGAGAAGCCGCAACAAGCGCGGCAGATTCTTACTGATAACCCACAATTGACCCGATTTCTCTTTCAG GCACAAATAATGCTTGGAATGATGGGGTCCCCTCGTGAG ACTCCAACCACCCAGCTACCAACACTGCAGCATCCTCAGCAAGCACAGACAGCTCAGCAGCCAAGTGCTCAGGCAGCTCTTCCATTGTCAGGTGAAGCTTCTTTACAGGAACAAACAAGTGGATCTCAAACCCAAGTGCCTGTAATGAAACAAATGGAAATCCAACCTGCAATGCAAGCATCTGCTTCTATTCCTACCACCAACCCTCAGTCACAATCTATGCCCTTGCATCCGCTACAGACAGTGCAGCAGCCTAAGGGACATCTGAATATCCAAATGGCTCCCTCTCAAATTCTTAATACACCTCCACTTCCTACTAGTTCTGCTTCACAGCCGCCCTTAGTTCGACCCCAGATGCCCACAGCCTCCAACCAGTTTCAACAACCATTACAAGCACCTATCATTCCACATATGCCTCTGCAACCACCATTGCCTCCGCATCCTAGACTTCCTTTGCCGCCAACTTTCCAACATCAGCACCCTTCACAAATGGGCTCCAATATGGCTTTCCAACAATCTGGCAGTCAGCTGCATCATTCTCAGCCTGTGTTTCAT TCAGGTAGCAAGCCTAATGCTGGTATTGGGCCTTCATTTACACAGGCACAGCCACAGATTCCAAATCAGCCACCATCTCAATCTTTTAATCAg ATGGGAGGTTCACTTTTAAGGACAGAGTTCAGCAATGCTGCTGGAAGCTCCATGCAAGTGGACAGGGGATCTTCTTCTTGGATGCCGCCTCGGCATGAGAATACTATGGGAACACAGCTTCCGGGGCCACCACCATTAGTTCCTGGTCAGATGGGCTCGACCAATCCATCTCCCCGTCCCCAACTG TTAAATCCTGAGATGGAGAAGGCTCTGCTACAGCAGGTCATGAGCCTTACTCCAGAACAGATCAATCGGCTGCCTCCAGAGCAAAGGCATCAAATTCTACAATTGCAGCAGATGCTGCGGCAATGA
- the LOC100255879 gene encoding cleavage stimulating factor 64 isoform X2, which yields MSDRPIGADAAPSNSDEFPQMSRAELYDIMYKMKILTDEKPQQARQILTDNPQLTRFLFQAQIMLGMMGSPRETPTTQLPTLQHPQQAQTAQQPSAQAALPLSGEASLQEQTSGSQTQVPVMKQMEIQPAMQASASIPTTNPQSQSMPLHPLQTVQQPKGHLNIQMAPSQILNTPPLPTSSASQPPLVRPQMPTASNQFQQPLQAPIIPHMPLQPPLPPHPRLPLPPTFQHQHPSQMGSNMAFQQSGSQLHHSQPVFHAQPQIPNQPPSQSFNQMGGSLLRTEFSNAAGSSMQVDRGSSSWMPPRHENTMGTQLPGPPPLVPGQMGSTNPSPRPQLLNPEMEKALLQQVMSLTPEQINRLPPEQRHQILQLQQMLRQ from the exons ATGTCAGACAGGCCAATTGGCGCCGATGCTGCGCCGTCAAACTCCGACGAATTTCCCCAAATGTCCAGGGCTGAACTCTACGACATCATGTATAAGATGAAG ATTCTGACAGATGAGAAGCCGCAACAAGCGCGGCAGATTCTTACTGATAACCCACAATTGACCCGATTTCTCTTTCAG GCACAAATAATGCTTGGAATGATGGGGTCCCCTCGTGAG ACTCCAACCACCCAGCTACCAACACTGCAGCATCCTCAGCAAGCACAGACAGCTCAGCAGCCAAGTGCTCAGGCAGCTCTTCCATTGTCAGGTGAAGCTTCTTTACAGGAACAAACAAGTGGATCTCAAACCCAAGTGCCTGTAATGAAACAAATGGAAATCCAACCTGCAATGCAAGCATCTGCTTCTATTCCTACCACCAACCCTCAGTCACAATCTATGCCCTTGCATCCGCTACAGACAGTGCAGCAGCCTAAGGGACATCTGAATATCCAAATGGCTCCCTCTCAAATTCTTAATACACCTCCACTTCCTACTAGTTCTGCTTCACAGCCGCCCTTAGTTCGACCCCAGATGCCCACAGCCTCCAACCAGTTTCAACAACCATTACAAGCACCTATCATTCCACATATGCCTCTGCAACCACCATTGCCTCCGCATCCTAGACTTCCTTTGCCGCCAACTTTCCAACATCAGCACCCTTCACAAATGGGCTCCAATATGGCTTTCCAACAATCTGGCAGTCAGCTGCATCATTCTCAGCCTGTGTTTCAT GCACAGCCACAGATTCCAAATCAGCCACCATCTCAATCTTTTAATCAg ATGGGAGGTTCACTTTTAAGGACAGAGTTCAGCAATGCTGCTGGAAGCTCCATGCAAGTGGACAGGGGATCTTCTTCTTGGATGCCGCCTCGGCATGAGAATACTATGGGAACACAGCTTCCGGGGCCACCACCATTAGTTCCTGGTCAGATGGGCTCGACCAATCCATCTCCCCGTCCCCAACTG TTAAATCCTGAGATGGAGAAGGCTCTGCTACAGCAGGTCATGAGCCTTACTCCAGAACAGATCAATCGGCTGCCTCCAGAGCAAAGGCATCAAATTCTACAATTGCAGCAGATGCTGCGGCAATGA